The following is a genomic window from Streptomyces sp. BHT-5-2.
CGAAGTCGTACAGCGACTGCTCGGAGCGCCGGCCGGTGACCACCGCGCGGCCGCCGTGCAGCGTCATCCGGATGTCGCCGGAGACGGTGGCGTTGGCCTCCTCGACGAAGCCGTCCAGGGCCCGCTTGAGCGGCGAGAACCACAGGCCGTCGTAGACCAGCTCGCCCCAGCGCTGCTCCACCTGCCGTTTGTAGCGGGCCAGTTCGCGCTCGACGGTGACGTTCTCCAGCTCCTGGTGCGCGGTGATCAGGGCGATCGCGCCCGGCGCCTCGTACACCTCGCGGGACTTGATGCCGACCAGCCGGTCCTCGACCAGGTCGATCCGGCCGACGCCCTGCGCGCCGGCCCGCTCGTTGAGCTGCCGGACGGCCTCCAGGACCGTGACCGGCACCCCGTCGAGGGCGACCGGCACGCCCGCCTCGAAGGTGATGACGACCTCGTCGGGCTCGCGCGGGGCGGCGGGGTCCTGGGTGTACTCGTAGACGTCCTCGACCGGCGCGTTCCAGATGTCCTCCAGGAAGCCGGTCTCCACGGCCCGCCCGAAGACGTTCTGGTCGATGGAGTACGGCGACTTCTTCGTGGTCGCGATCGGGAGGCCCTTGGCCTCGCAGAAGGCGATCGCGCGGTCCCGGGTCATCGCGTAGTCGCGGACCGGGGCGAGGCACTTCAGGCCGGGGGCGAGGGAGGCGATGCCGGCCTCGAACCGGACCTGGTCGTTCCCCTTGCCGGTGCATCCATGGGCGACCGTGGTCGCGCCGTGCTTCGCGGCCGCGGCGACCAGGTGCTTGACGATGACCGGCCGGGACAGCGCGGAGACCAGCGGATACCGGTCCATGTAGAGGGCGTTGGCCTTGATCGCCGGGAGGCAGTAC
Proteins encoded in this region:
- a CDS encoding argininosuccinate synthase, yielding MTERVVLAYSGGLDTSVCIGWIAEATGAEVIAVAVDVGQGGEDLDVIRKRALACGAVEAEVADAEDEFAEEYCLPAIKANALYMDRYPLVSALSRPVIVKHLVAAAAKHGATTVAHGCTGKGNDQVRFEAGIASLAPGLKCLAPVRDYAMTRDRAIAFCEAKGLPIATTKKSPYSIDQNVFGRAVETGFLEDIWNAPVEDVYEYTQDPAAPREPDEVVITFEAGVPVALDGVPVTVLEAVRQLNERAGAQGVGRIDLVEDRLVGIKSREVYEAPGAIALITAHQELENVTVERELARYKRQVEQRWGELVYDGLWFSPLKRALDGFVEEANATVSGDIRMTLHGGRAVVTGRRSEQSLYDFDLATYDTGDTFDQSLSKGFIELFGMSSKIAARRHLAAGARRDLV